One window from the genome of Osmerus eperlanus chromosome 3, fOsmEpe2.1, whole genome shotgun sequence encodes:
- the tbc1d4 gene encoding TBC1 domain family member 4 isoform X5, with translation MYQLSRLLHDYHRELYCHLEDHEISPSLYAAPWFLTLFASQFPLGFVARIFDILFVQGTEVIFKVALCLLSSHEGEIVECDNFETIVDYLKTTIPTLTHSQMEQTIAKVLEMDISKQLHAYEVEYHVLQDEMVDPATPHGDDSERLDRLEKTSTQLKKQNMELLEKLQAARQKIQSLETNVEGFLARESKMKHVIRSMEQEKATFQKTIDRMKSCLPPDALGDVEMTSIKPGANGKAKPTAARP, from the exons ATGTACCAGCTGTCCAGACTGCTGCATGACTACCACAGGGAGCTCTACTGCCACCTGGAGGACCATGAGATCAGCCCCAGTCTCTACGCCGCCCCCTGGTTCCTCACACTCTTCGCCTCACAGTTCCCCCTCGGCTTTGTTGCACGCATCttcg ACATCCTGTTTGTCCAAGGCACAGAGGTCATCTTTAAAGTAGCCCTGTGTCTGCTCAGTAGCCACGAGGGAGAAATTGTGGAGTGTGACAACTTCGAAACCATTGTGGACTACCTGAAAACTACAATCCCCACCCTAACCCATAGCCAAATGGAGCAGACCATTGCTAAG GTACTGGAGATGGACATCTCCAAGCAGCTGCACGCGTACGAGGTGGAGTACCACGTCCTGCAGGACGAGATGGTGGACCCGGCGACCCCCCACGGAGACGACTCGGAGCGCCTGGACAGGCTGGAGAAGACCAGCACACAGCTGAAGAAGCAGAACATGGAACTTCTGGAGAAACTGCAG GCCGCCAGACAGAAGATCCAGAGCCTGGAGACCAACGTGGAGGGCTTCCTGGCCCGGGAGAGCAAGATGAAGCACGTGATCCGCTCcatggagcaggagaaggcGACTTTCCAGAAAACCATCGATAGGATGAAGTCCTGCCTGCCTCCGGACGCCCTGGGAGACGTCGAAATGACTTCCATCAAGCCAGGGGCAAACGGCAAAGCCAAGCCCACCGCCGCCAGGCCCtga
- the tbc1d4 gene encoding TBC1 domain family member 4 isoform X4, which produces MKLDYKEVGECSTDVQAFWDKKLSTPGRNKVPLDKKEVHNAVGQGVSKARRGEVWLLFSHQRRLAHRLPPRQRPPDTPYQTLLKQLTAQQHAILVDLGRTFPTHQYFSTQLGAGQLSLYNLLKAYSLLDTEVGYCQGISFVAGVLLLHMSEDQAFDMLKFLMYDLGFRRQYKPDMVSLQIQMYQLSRLLHDYHRELYCHLEDHEISPSLYAAPWFLTLFASQFPLGFVARIFDILFVQGTEVIFKVALCLLSSHEGEIVECDNFETIVDYLKTTIPTLTHSQMEQTIAKVLEMDISKQLHAYEVEYHVLQDEMVDPATPHGDDSERLDRLEKTSTQLKKQNMELLEKLQAARQKIQSLETNVEGFLARESKMKHVIRSMEQEKATFQKTIDRMKSCLPPDALGDVEMTSIKPGANGKAKPTAARP; this is translated from the exons ATGAAGTTGGACTACAAGGAAGTGGGCGAGTGTTCGACAGACGTGCAAGCCTTCTGGGACAAGAAGTTGAGCACCCCCGGTAGGAACAAGGTTCCCCTGGATAAGAAGGAGGTGCACAATGCCGTCGGCCAAG GCGTGTCCAAGGCCCGGCGTGGGGAGGTGTGGCTGCTGTTTTCCCATCAGCGCCGACTCGCACACAGACTGCCCCCCCGCCAGCGGCCCCCAGACACGCCCTACCAGACGCTGCTCAAGCAGCTCACCGCCCAGCAGCACGCCATCCTGGTCGAtctgg GCCGGACCTTTCCCACCCACCAGTACTTCTCAACCCAGTTGGGGGCAGGCCAGCTGTCCCTTTACAACCTGCTGAAAGCCTACTCTCTCCTGGACActgag GTGGGCTACTGCCAGGGGATCAGCTTTGTGGCAGGGGTGCTGCTGCTGCACATGAGCGAGGACCAGGCGTTCGACATGCTCAAGTTCCTCATGTACGACCTGGGGTTCAGGCGCCAGTACAAACCGGACATGGTGTCACTGCAG atccaGATGTACCAGCTGTCCAGACTGCTGCATGACTACCACAGGGAGCTCTACTGCCACCTGGAGGACCATGAGATCAGCCCCAGTCTCTACGCCGCCCCCTGGTTCCTCACACTCTTCGCCTCACAGTTCCCCCTCGGCTTTGTTGCACGCATCttcg ACATCCTGTTTGTCCAAGGCACAGAGGTCATCTTTAAAGTAGCCCTGTGTCTGCTCAGTAGCCACGAGGGAGAAATTGTGGAGTGTGACAACTTCGAAACCATTGTGGACTACCTGAAAACTACAATCCCCACCCTAACCCATAGCCAAATGGAGCAGACCATTGCTAAG GTACTGGAGATGGACATCTCCAAGCAGCTGCACGCGTACGAGGTGGAGTACCACGTCCTGCAGGACGAGATGGTGGACCCGGCGACCCCCCACGGAGACGACTCGGAGCGCCTGGACAGGCTGGAGAAGACCAGCACACAGCTGAAGAAGCAGAACATGGAACTTCTGGAGAAACTGCAG GCCGCCAGACAGAAGATCCAGAGCCTGGAGACCAACGTGGAGGGCTTCCTGGCCCGGGAGAGCAAGATGAAGCACGTGATCCGCTCcatggagcaggagaaggcGACTTTCCAGAAAACCATCGATAGGATGAAGTCCTGCCTGCCTCCGGACGCCCTGGGAGACGTCGAAATGACTTCCATCAAGCCAGGGGCAAACGGCAAAGCCAAGCCCACCGCCGCCAGGCCCtga
- the tbc1d4 gene encoding TBC1 domain family member 4 isoform X3, protein MNKGSASMQHPDHCELLPLSPLAFNPAQDPVAGPALERPKRTGSDYRALWKKAIHQQILLLRMETENQRLEASKDELHVRQMKLDYKEVGECSTDVQAFWDKKLSTPGRNKVPLDKKEVHNAVGQGVSKARRGEVWLLFSHQRRLAHRLPPRQRPPDTPYQTLLKQLTAQQHAILVDLGRTFPTHQYFSTQLGAGQLSLYNLLKAYSLLDTEVGYCQGISFVAGVLLLHMSEDQAFDMLKFLMYDLGFRRQYKPDMVSLQIQMYQLSRLLHDYHRELYCHLEDHEISPSLYAAPWFLTLFASQFPLGFVARIFDILFVQGTEVIFKVALCLLSSHEGEIVECDNFETIVDYLKTTIPTLTHSQMEQTIAKVLEMDISKQLHAYEVEYHVLQDEMVDPATPHGDDSERLDRLEKTSTQLKKQNMELLEKLQAARQKIQSLETNVEGFLARESKMKHVIRSMEQEKATFQKTIDRMKSCLPPDALGDVEMTSIKPGANGKAKPTAARP, encoded by the exons ATGAACAAAGGCTCTGCATCCATGCAGCACCCAG ACCATTGTGAGctgctgcccctctctcccctggccttCAACCCTGCCCAGGACCCCGTGGCGGGGCCGGCGTTGGAGCGGCCCAAGCGGACCGGGTCGGACTACCGGGCCCTGTGGAAGAAGGCCATCCACCAGCAGATCCTGCTGCTCCGGATGGAGACGGAGAACCAGCGTTTGGAGG CGAGCAAAGATGAGCTGCACGTCCGTCAGATGAAGTTGGACTACAAGGAAGTGGGCGAGTGTTCGACAGACGTGCAAGCCTTCTGGGACAAGAAGTTGAGCACCCCCGGTAGGAACAAGGTTCCCCTGGATAAGAAGGAGGTGCACAATGCCGTCGGCCAAG GCGTGTCCAAGGCCCGGCGTGGGGAGGTGTGGCTGCTGTTTTCCCATCAGCGCCGACTCGCACACAGACTGCCCCCCCGCCAGCGGCCCCCAGACACGCCCTACCAGACGCTGCTCAAGCAGCTCACCGCCCAGCAGCACGCCATCCTGGTCGAtctgg GCCGGACCTTTCCCACCCACCAGTACTTCTCAACCCAGTTGGGGGCAGGCCAGCTGTCCCTTTACAACCTGCTGAAAGCCTACTCTCTCCTGGACActgag GTGGGCTACTGCCAGGGGATCAGCTTTGTGGCAGGGGTGCTGCTGCTGCACATGAGCGAGGACCAGGCGTTCGACATGCTCAAGTTCCTCATGTACGACCTGGGGTTCAGGCGCCAGTACAAACCGGACATGGTGTCACTGCAG atccaGATGTACCAGCTGTCCAGACTGCTGCATGACTACCACAGGGAGCTCTACTGCCACCTGGAGGACCATGAGATCAGCCCCAGTCTCTACGCCGCCCCCTGGTTCCTCACACTCTTCGCCTCACAGTTCCCCCTCGGCTTTGTTGCACGCATCttcg ACATCCTGTTTGTCCAAGGCACAGAGGTCATCTTTAAAGTAGCCCTGTGTCTGCTCAGTAGCCACGAGGGAGAAATTGTGGAGTGTGACAACTTCGAAACCATTGTGGACTACCTGAAAACTACAATCCCCACCCTAACCCATAGCCAAATGGAGCAGACCATTGCTAAG GTACTGGAGATGGACATCTCCAAGCAGCTGCACGCGTACGAGGTGGAGTACCACGTCCTGCAGGACGAGATGGTGGACCCGGCGACCCCCCACGGAGACGACTCGGAGCGCCTGGACAGGCTGGAGAAGACCAGCACACAGCTGAAGAAGCAGAACATGGAACTTCTGGAGAAACTGCAG GCCGCCAGACAGAAGATCCAGAGCCTGGAGACCAACGTGGAGGGCTTCCTGGCCCGGGAGAGCAAGATGAAGCACGTGATCCGCTCcatggagcaggagaaggcGACTTTCCAGAAAACCATCGATAGGATGAAGTCCTGCCTGCCTCCGGACGCCCTGGGAGACGTCGAAATGACTTCCATCAAGCCAGGGGCAAACGGCAAAGCCAAGCCCACCGCCGCCAGGCCCtga